In one Bordetella pertussis 18323 genomic region, the following are encoded:
- a CDS encoding IS481-like element IS481 family transposase has translation MNTHKHARLTFLRRLEMVQQLIAHQVCVPEAARAYGVTAPTVRKWLGRFLAQGQAGLADASSRPTVSPRAIAPAKALAIVELRRKRLTQARIAQALGVSASTVSRVLARAGLSHLADLEPAEPVVRYEHQAPGDLLHIDIKKLGRIQRPGHRVTGNRRDTVEGAGWDFVFVAIDDHARVAFTDIHPDERFPSAVQFLKDAVAYYQRLGVTIQRLLTDNGSAFRSRAFAALCHELGIKHRFTRPYRPQTNGKAERFIQSALREWAYAHTYQNSQHRADAMKSWLHHYNWHRPHQGIGRAVPISRLNLDEYNLLTVHS, from the coding sequence ATGAACACCCATAAGCATGCCCGATTGACCTTCCTACGTCGACTCGAAATGGTCCAGCAATTGATCGCCCATCAAGTTTGTGTGCCTGAAGCGGCCCGCGCCTATGGGGTCACCGCGCCGACTGTGCGCAAATGGCTGGGCCGCTTCCTGGCTCAGGGCCAGGCGGGCTTGGCCGATGCGTCCTCGCGCCCGACGGTCTCGCCCCGAGCGATTGCGCCGGCCAAGGCGCTGGCTATCGTGGAGCTGCGCCGCAAGCGGCTGACCCAAGCGCGCATCGCCCAGGCGCTGGGCGTGTCAGCCAGCACCGTCAGCCGCGTCCTGGCCCGCGCCGGTCTGTCGCACCTGGCCGACCTGGAGCCGGCCGAGCCGGTGGTGCGCTACGAGCATCAGGCCCCCGGCGATCTGCTGCACATCGACATCAAGAAGCTGGGACGTATCCAGCGCCCTGGCCACCGGGTCACGGGCAACCGACGCGATACCGTTGAGGGGGCCGGCTGGGACTTCGTCTTCGTGGCCATCGATGACCACGCCCGCGTGGCCTTCACCGACATCCACCCCGACGAGCGCTTCCCCAGCGCCGTCCAGTTCCTCAAGGACGCAGTGGCCTACTACCAGCGCCTGGGCGTGACCATCCAGCGCTTGCTCACCGACAATGGCTCGGCCTTTCGCAGCCGCGCCTTCGCCGCGCTGTGCCATGAGCTGGGCATCAAGCACCGCTTTACCCGACCTTACCGCCCACAGACCAATGGCAAGGCCGAACGCTTCATCCAGTCGGCCTTGCGTGAGTGGGCTTACGCTCACACCTACCAGAACTCCCAACACCGAGCCGATGCCATGAAATCCTGGCTACACCACTACAACTGGCATCGACCCCACCAAGGCATCGGGCGCGCTGTACCCATCTCCAGACTCAACCTGGACGAATACAACCTATTGACAGTTCACAGCTAG
- a CDS encoding IS481-like element IS481 family transposase — protein MNTHKHARLTFLRRLEMVQQLIAHQVCVPEAARAYGVTAPTVRKWLGRFLAQGQAGLADASSRPTVSPRAIAPAKALAIVELRRKRLTQARIAQALGVSASTVSRVLARAGLSHLADLEPAEPVVRYEHQAPGDLLHIDIKKLGRIQRPGHRVTGNRRDTVEGAGWDFVFVAIDDHARVAFTDIHPDERFPSAVQFLKDAVAYYQRLGVTIQRLLTDNGSAFRSRAFAALCHELGIKHRFTRPYRPQTNGKAERFIQSALREWAYAHTYQNSQHRADAMKSWLHHYNWHRPHQGIGRAVPISRLNLDEYNLLTVHT, from the coding sequence ATGAACACCCATAAGCATGCCCGATTGACCTTCCTACGTCGACTCGAAATGGTCCAGCAATTGATCGCCCATCAAGTTTGTGTGCCTGAAGCGGCCCGCGCCTATGGGGTCACCGCGCCGACTGTGCGCAAATGGCTGGGCCGCTTCCTGGCTCAGGGCCAGGCGGGCTTGGCCGATGCGTCCTCGCGCCCGACGGTCTCGCCCCGAGCGATTGCGCCGGCCAAGGCGCTGGCTATCGTGGAGCTGCGCCGCAAGCGGCTGACCCAAGCGCGCATCGCCCAGGCGCTGGGCGTGTCAGCCAGCACCGTCAGCCGCGTCCTGGCCCGCGCCGGTCTGTCGCACCTGGCCGACCTGGAGCCGGCCGAGCCGGTGGTGCGCTACGAGCATCAGGCCCCCGGCGATCTGCTGCACATCGACATCAAGAAGCTGGGACGTATCCAGCGCCCTGGCCACCGGGTCACGGGCAACCGACGCGATACCGTTGAGGGGGCCGGCTGGGACTTCGTCTTCGTGGCCATCGATGACCACGCCCGCGTGGCCTTCACCGACATCCACCCCGACGAGCGCTTCCCCAGCGCCGTCCAGTTCCTCAAGGACGCAGTGGCCTACTACCAGCGCCTGGGCGTGACCATCCAGCGCTTGCTCACCGACAATGGCTCGGCCTTTCGCAGCCGCGCCTTCGCCGCGCTGTGCCATGAGCTGGGCATCAAGCACCGCTTTACCCGACCTTACCGCCCACAGACCAATGGCAAGGCCGAACGCTTCATCCAGTCGGCCTTGCGTGAGTGGGCTTACGCTCACACCTACCAGAACTCCCAACACCGAGCCGATGCCATGAAATCCTGGCTACACCACTACAACTGGCATCGACCCCACCAAGGCATCGGGCGCGCTGTACCCATCTCCAGACTCAACCTGGACGAATACAACCTATTGACAGTTCACACCTAG